A region of the Polynucleobacter sp. MWH-Braz-FAM2G genome:
TTCTTGGTCAAGGCTGAGAATGTTGAAATTGATGTATGGAGTGAGATTGAATTTTTCGCACGTGCAATTTCAGCATTAAGTCGTATGGCTGAAGTTCAACAATCGACTTATAAAACTTCAGTATTAGCAGTTACTGGAACCAATGGCAAAACCACCACCACTGCATTAACTGGACAATTATGTGAGCGCGCTGGTAAGAAAGTCGCGGTGGCAGGAAACATTAGTCCTGCAGCTCTAGAGAAACTGATGAGCTGCTTGGATTTGGCTGATCAAATTGAAGATATGCCTGATATTTGGGTATTGGAGTTATCTAGCTTTCAATTAGTCTATACCTATACATTTAACGCTACAGCCGCAACAGTATTGAATATCACTCAAGATCACTTAGATTGGCACGGTGATCTTCAGGCATACGCACAGGCAAAGTCAAGAATATTTGGCGCTGATACAGTTTGCATTCTGAATCGCGATGATTCTTTAGTGATGAGTTTGCTTCCTGAAGAACAAAAATCAGAAAAGACTATTGTGACCTTTGGCTCCAATCGTCCTGATGAGCAGGGTGCCTTTGGTATTGAGCATGACTTACGTGCTGGCGGAATTGATTGGTTGGTATGGGCGGAAGTGGACGAAGATGTAGAGCCAAAACCTAAACGTCGTCGTAAGTCTGCGGTTGTAGAGGATGATGAGCCACTACGTCTTAAGCGCTTGATTCCTGCAGACGCTTTAAGAATCCGTGGACGACACAATGCATTAAATGCGTTGGCTGCACTGGCTTTAGCACGTGCCGCTCATTTGCCCATGAATGTTTTATTGCATGGTCTGCGTGACTACCATGGTGAGCCACATCGTGTACAGAGTATTGCGGTCGTTAAAGATGTTGAATATGTTGACGATAGCAAAGGAACTAATGTTGGTGCAACTGTCGCAGCCTTGAATGGTCTCGGTAGTAATGAGTCTGGAAAGCGCATTTGGTTAATAGCTGGCGGCGAAGGTAAAGGCCAAGACTTCAGTCCATTACGTGAGCCAGCATTACGTTTTGTAAAAGGCGCATTTTTAATCGGTAAAGATGGTGCCGCTATTGGTGAGGCTTTGGGTTCCGAGATTCCAAGCACTAATTGTGGAGATTTGGTTTCTGCAGTTCAAGCGGCTGCAGCTAAAGCAATTTCCGGTGATTTAGTTCTACTATCTCCGGCATGTGCGAGTCTAGATCAATTCCGTGACTATGTTGAAAGAGCTCAGGTTTTTGCTGCAGAGGTAGAGGAGCTTGGAATGCGCTTTGAGGGTGTTCAGGTATGAATATAAAAGAAAAATTATTTCCTGAGAATCGCCTTGGCTTAAATCGCTTTTGGAATTTTTCTAGAGGTGGAATTGATAACTTCCGCACTGGCTTGCGTGATGCAGCTTCGGGTGTTGAGCGGACCCGTTCTCGTATGATGGATTATGACCAGTTACTAGTGTGGGCAGTTTTATCGCTGATGTTAATCGGTCTAGTGATGGTGTACTCCGCATCCATTACTTTGGCTGACGGGCCAAAGTATGCTAACTACAGCAGTAATTTCTTCTTAATCCGCCACATGATTTCGTTGGTGATTGCGATTGGAGTCGGAGTTTGGGTATTCAATATTCCCACGAAGGTCTGGGATCGTTATTCCCCAATCATTTTTGGTATTACGGTTTTATTGTTAATTGTTGTTTTGATTCCAGGTTTAGGTAAGGGTGTCAATGGCGCTAAACGTTGGATTCCTTTGGGGTTAATGAATTTTCAGCCATCTGAGTTGATGAAATTTGCAGCAGTCATATTTGCAGCCAGCTATACAGTTCAGCGCCAAGAATATTTGCATTCGTTTGTTAAGGGCATGTTGCCTATGGGCATTGCCGTTGCTCTAGTTGGAGGTCTCCTAATGGCTGAGCCAGATATGGGCGCCTTCGTAGTAGTTGCATTAATTGCTTTTGGAATTCTCTTTTTGGGCGGTATCAACGCAAAATTATTTGGTGGCCTAATTGCTGTTGGTTTATTAAGTGGTGCAACCATGATTGCGCTCTCTCCATTTCGTCGCGGACGTATGTTGGCATTTATGGATCCTTGGCAAGTGGATAACGCTGCTAATAAAGGCTATCAGTTAACCCATTCACTCATGGCATTTGGGCGAGGTGAATGGTTTGGTACTGGACTTGGCGGTAGTGTTGAGAAACTGCACTACTTACCAGAGGCGCACACCGATTTCATCATGGCCGTAATTGGTGAAGAGCTTGGATTTGTTGGTGTGGTAGTCATGATCTTTTTGTTTTATTGGATAGTTCGTCGTGCATTCTTGATTGGTCGCACTGCTTTGCAATTGGATCGTAGTTTCGCTGGCTTAGCTGCCAAAGGAGTGGC
Encoded here:
- the ftsW gene encoding putative lipid II flippase FtsW produces the protein MNIKEKLFPENRLGLNRFWNFSRGGIDNFRTGLRDAASGVERTRSRMMDYDQLLVWAVLSLMLIGLVMVYSASITLADGPKYANYSSNFFLIRHMISLVIAIGVGVWVFNIPTKVWDRYSPIIFGITVLLLIVVLIPGLGKGVNGAKRWIPLGLMNFQPSELMKFAAVIFAASYTVQRQEYLHSFVKGMLPMGIAVALVGGLLMAEPDMGAFVVVALIAFGILFLGGINAKLFGGLIAVGLLSGATMIALSPFRRGRMLAFMDPWQVDNAANKGYQLTHSLMAFGRGEWFGTGLGGSVEKLHYLPEAHTDFIMAVIGEELGFVGVVVMIFLFYWIVRRAFLIGRTALQLDRSFAGLAAKGVAIWIGWQAFINMGVNLGLLPTKGLTLPLVSYGGSGILMNAVAIAMLLRVDYENRILMRGGKL
- the murD gene encoding UDP-N-acetylmuramoyl-L-alanine--D-glutamate ligase codes for the protein MSNEGYQAPNRFLILGLGESGIAMAKWCLRNGAEVRLADTRDQTAMTERQNAWLEELRIAGLKDICFGPLDDDLLKDIDVIGISPGLSPLQEPIKTFLVKAENVEIDVWSEIEFFARAISALSRMAEVQQSTYKTSVLAVTGTNGKTTTTALTGQLCERAGKKVAVAGNISPAALEKLMSCLDLADQIEDMPDIWVLELSSFQLVYTYTFNATAATVLNITQDHLDWHGDLQAYAQAKSRIFGADTVCILNRDDSLVMSLLPEEQKSEKTIVTFGSNRPDEQGAFGIEHDLRAGGIDWLVWAEVDEDVEPKPKRRRKSAVVEDDEPLRLKRLIPADALRIRGRHNALNALAALALARAAHLPMNVLLHGLRDYHGEPHRVQSIAVVKDVEYVDDSKGTNVGATVAALNGLGSNESGKRIWLIAGGEGKGQDFSPLREPALRFVKGAFLIGKDGAAIGEALGSEIPSTNCGDLVSAVQAAAAKAISGDLVLLSPACASLDQFRDYVERAQVFAAEVEELGMRFEGVQV